The following are from one region of the Synergistaceae bacterium genome:
- a CDS encoding DUF2232 domain-containing protein, whose translation MKGKNIIICVLITLALILAGTFLPVLGFVGLMICPLPLAVLGCLEGHRSSGIAELLIEATLFFVLSPSMAVYFLIGCAPVAAMIFMLSRSEFKQVKKFTGSESLLFCAGGSLVMKIILLVVFWLFTGRNILFPDSAQMDALLSQLYANQPELQNAVRQVLAIFPYMLPAMLVIYVAAESYLNYSMCSSIMRKRFPECKNFPPALPDFKLWRFPVSLLPAFVFSLVIGYFIDPEKWFAGSAFVINLQIILNIFMFIQGLALVFWLMAGYKLRLAVKILICFILTIPFFWPWLIIMGMCDMTLNLRERIKTKS comes from the coding sequence ATGAAGGGGAAAAATATAATTATTTGCGTATTGATAACGCTTGCACTGATTTTAGCGGGGACATTTTTACCCGTCTTAGGTTTTGTCGGGCTTATGATTTGTCCTTTGCCTCTTGCTGTTCTCGGCTGTCTTGAGGGTCATAGATCTTCAGGAATTGCTGAATTATTAATAGAAGCGACGTTATTTTTTGTGCTTTCTCCGTCAATGGCCGTATATTTCTTGATTGGGTGTGCTCCTGTTGCAGCTATGATATTTATGCTCTCACGTTCAGAATTTAAGCAGGTGAAAAAATTTACTGGTTCAGAGAGTTTATTATTTTGCGCGGGAGGTTCTCTCGTCATGAAAATTATTTTGCTGGTTGTCTTCTGGTTATTTACGGGACGAAATATTTTATTTCCTGACTCTGCACAGATGGACGCGCTTTTGTCGCAGTTGTATGCAAATCAGCCCGAATTACAGAATGCAGTGAGACAAGTTTTAGCGATTTTCCCGTATATGCTGCCTGCAATGCTTGTAATTTATGTAGCTGCCGAGTCATATTTGAATTACTCGATGTGTTCAAGTATTATGCGCAAGAGATTCCCAGAGTGTAAAAATTTCCCGCCTGCCCTGCCCGATTTTAAATTGTGGCGTTTTCCTGTCTCGTTATTGCCTGCGTTTGTGTTCTCGCTGGTGATTGGATATTTTATTGATCCTGAAAAATGGTTTGCGGGTTCAGCGTTCGTAATAAATTTGCAGATTATATTAAATATTTTCATGTTCATACAGGGGCTCGCGCTAGTTTTCTGGTTAATGGCGGGCTATAAATTAAGGTTAGCTGTAAAAATTTTAATCTGCTTCATTCTCACGATTCCATTTTTCTGGCCGTGGCTTATAATTATGGGAATGTGCGACATGACTCTAAATCTTCGCGAACGAATCAAGACTAAATCATAA